The Marivirga salinae DNA window TGTAGTCTAAGTACTCAGCTTCAGACACATTGTAGTACACCCACATTTCACTATTGTCTGATAAATGCGAGAGCAGCTCCCCTTCTTCTATTAAGCTCCCTTGTCTTACATGAAAGCGATCTATTATCCCATCAAATGGAGCTCTTATTTCGGTAAAATCTAAATGAACTTTGGCCAGTGACATCTCTGCTTTAGCTTTTTCATACTTCGCTCTAGCCATTGCCAACTCTGTCGAGGAAACAATGTCGCTATCTGCTAGATTCTTGGTATTCTCATATTCAATTTCTGCAAAATTGACTTCCGCCCTAGCTTTTTCTAGCTCAGCTTGGTATAGCCTTGGCATAATTTTAAATAGTAATTGACCTTTTGTAACAGATTGACCTTCATCCACATAGATCTTCTCTAAATAGCCTCTTTCCTGTGCTCTTAATTCAATATGTTGTATGGAGTGAATTTGACATACATATTCTTTTGTGAATGAAGTGTCCATTCTCACTGGAGAACTTATCGGAAAAGTTCTTACTTCTTCATGATGTGATTCTTTTGATTCGCAACTTGAGTAGACTAATATGCTACTTAAGATGATAAACATGAGTATTTGCCTCATAATTTTATAAGTAATTTAATTTTTTAAATAGAGTAAGTGAGTAGAGAAAGAAAATGATAATCTCTACAGTTTCATTCGGGCAGTTAACAGACTTGTGTTACTGTGAATGAGTAAAACCTTAAAAAATTAGCTAATGAAGCTTTTCCAGCAATGGAAAAGTATGTAAAGAGGTATGTTATAACTTGAACTACTGATTGCTATATCCGCAGAAGCTTTGGAATTTGCTAATGGGTTTAATAGGCTTTCAACTTGATAATGAGATAATTCTCCATCATTATCAGAATCGTTGGTTTCCTCATTTTCTTCCTCTCCATTTTCTTCATTTGATGAAGATTCTTCGGCAGGAGAATTATGAAATGGGATATGACTATTTTCTTCAGCAAGAAATTGATGTATCTCTAAATCTGAATTTTCATTTTGAAATGCAATTATTCTATGATCAATTTTTGACGCATAGGTAGGTTGGCTATAGACAGACAAAGCAAGTCCCATGACAATTGCAAATTGCCAAATGAACTTAATAAATATGGTGCTATTCCTTTTTTGCATTCAAAATTGTTGATTTGCAAATATAAGAGATAATAAGTTGAAAGAGCAAAGTGTTTATAAAATATGATTTTTCATCTAGGCCTTAGAAGTTATGAATTCTGATTTTATTTAGAATTTATTAGATTTCATTACCTTTTAAGCAGTTTGTAATACATTGGCCTTAATAAAAAGTACTCTTTTGTTCCTATTCCAATCGAAATAAAAACTTTATTGCAAATATTAGCTACGTAAGTTTAGGGTAATTAAATCTATAATTATTATATAATGCAATCTACTAACAAGATTACTTATCATTAAAACAAATCAATTTCACCTCATAAAACTATACTGCAGTCCAACTGAAGCAAAATGAATCAGCGAAAAATTGTATACCTGAGTCACATTTGCACCTCCATCAATGATTCTGTAGCCTGCTCGGGCACTTAGCCCATTATCTTTGAACTTATATTGGAATCCTAGTAAAACGTCTTCTGCCCTGCCTTGTGGGCCCACCAGCGCATCTGCTTTCAGTAAGAACTCTAAATTCTCTGAATATTTATAGCGGCCATCAAAGCTCAGGAGCGGCACCACACCCAAATCGGTAGTCTCATCCTCAAGTCCATTTTCCGATAGGGCAATTCTAGCATCTCGGACTAGCACAGTAGCCCCAGCAGATAAACTCCATTTTTCCCTATCTATAAATTGATATCGATAACTAGCTCTATAAGTGTTAAATTCGTAGCGGCCTGTTACCGTATTGCCACTTAATCCGTATTCGTTTTCTCCAAACTGAATGCTGGAGCCACTATTTTTCTCATAATCAAAGGCCAAAGGAGCTGCTGTTAATTCTATAATATTCTTGTCCAGAAAGCGAAACTGCGCTTCGATTCTGGTATATACCTGAGGTTGCTGTGGCGTAAAATCATCTGTTAATGAAAATAGATCTCCTTTATTGCCTTCCTCATTGAAATAGCGAACATCATTGCTTCCATTAAAGGCTAAGCCAGATTCTATTGTTAGGCTTAACTGGGCAAATAAAGGTTGGGTAAATAAGAAAAGTATTAGGACGGGTACAAGTAATAGAATTCTCATAAAACTTAATTGGGTTCAGGAAAATAACGGTGCAAAACCGCTATTGTTTATTTAGCATCCTACTGTGAAGATTGGGAAATAAACTATACCTATAGAATTGAATTATTCTCGTTCAACCATTAGTCGAGCACTATCTACTTCTATAAATTCTACTCCTTCCTTATTTTCCTTTACATCGCTCCAATATACTTCTTCAAATCTTAAAAAGTAGACTTGATCTTGCATTTCAACTCTTAATTCATTGCAATTTCCTCCAGTGCTCTGTGTATGACATCTATCTTCATATCCTGCTTCTATTAGGAAAGATGTTCTCATATTATCGATAATATCTACATCCACATAGGTTCTTTTACTAACTAATCCGTTTACCAAATGCTCTGAAAAATCTCTTATTTCAATTTTTAAATCTATTTCATTAAAACTTGAAAAACTGAGCTGTGTAAGCCCATCCACAGTAAATGCTTTATCAATTTCTACCTCAATTTTTTGCAAAGGCGAAATAGTATCCTCTTTGCAAGCCATAAGCCCAAGAAGGAAAAGGATCATAGTGGTACTTAAGCTTATATTTTTCACAGCATTTATATTTAAATATTTTTAATTATGAATGCCATAACGAAATATAATAGATAAATATTACTTAGGTAAAGTAGTTATTTAGGGCTTAATTATTTTAACCCAACCCTTTCTTTGGTCTATTTCTCCACATTCAGTTTCATATTTCAATAGGTAAAAATAGTTTCCGGCATATCCATTATCTGCATACCATTTAAAGTCTTGATCAGCAGTTTGATATACCTGCTTACCGTATCTATCGTAAATCGAAATTAAAAATTGTTTGAAAGGATAATCCGTTTTAATTCTAAATGCATCATTGTAGCCATCATTGTTAACAGTTGCCACATTAGGAATAAATAATTCTTGCAATTCCGGTCTATAGCGAATGGATACTGTATCAGTAGGGAATTCGCAGTTTAAACTTTTAACACCACAAAAATACTCTCCGCTAGCTTCAATAATTATCTGGTCCTCTTCAATATCTAATCTTTGAAAGCTAGTACTGTTTTCTCCTTTGAAATACCATGTCATCCCCTCATAGGAAGCAGAATTTTCTAATCTTAGCGGAATTTCCGATTCACAAAATTCCTGCTCCCCTTTTAAATTGAGTTCTGGAAACAACTTAGGCCTAAAGTGAACGGAAACCGTGTCGGTTGCGAATTCGCAGTTTGAATTTATTATAGAGCAATAATATTTCCCACTAGAGTCAATACTTATTTGATCTTCATTAACATCTAATTTTTGATAGCCAGTATTATTTTCTGCTTTGAAATACCAGGTCACTTTCTCATATGAGTCGATATTTTCTAATTTTAGCGCTGCTTCCGGCTCACAAAATTCCAGTTCTCCCTTTAAATTAAGCTCAGGAAATACCATATGGTTGATGATTTGAAACTCCTCTTCCAGCTCATCGCATTTTGAATTTAATAAACGTACTTTATAAAATCCTGGCTCGGTAGATTGAATGCGAGTAAGATTCATTGCAGAGTCTAAGAGCTGGTAATCAGCTTCTATTTCTTTCTTATGAAACCACCCAAACGTATTATTCTGATCAATATTTAGCTCAATAAATAGTTCCACTTCATCATTTGTGCATTTTGTAATGCTGCTAGGTGATTTCGATTCAACTACTCTATTAGAATTTAGTGTAAAAGTAGTTTCTTCTATACAGCCATTTAAATAATAGCTAACCGTATGATTTCCTGGTGTTAATGTTGAAATATCCAACAAATTATTTCCTAAATCTACTTGATCTAACTTCCATGTTCCTCCCTGAGGACTAGCGCTTAATTCGTATTCTGTAAGGTTATTACATAAATCAGGAATTCTTTCTATAGATGGCTGCAGAATTGTTGTAAAAACTGAACCTGATCTGAATCCGTTTTTAGTATCTGCCTCAGGGCTGCCTAAAATAAGGAATCCTTTATCTATTTCTAAAGTACTCCCAAAACCAGTTTTTGTATTATTTTCAGGATTATCAAGCATTTCCAATTCACTTCCATATGCCGTTTCATCTTCAATGATTGAATTTAGATCAAACTTATAAAGGTGATCAATTTCATTCTGATTGTACCATAAATCTTTAGCTTGAATATAAAGGTCATTTCCGTTTAAAGAGATATAGTTCCCGAACTGAGCGTAATCAACTGTTTCATTGGGGGTTATGTGGAAATCTTCATAATTGATATTTTCCATGGTTGAGTTTTCAGGTATTTTAAAACCATATACTCTGCCTGTTGCAGATTCATTAGTATCCGTACTTTCGTAATTGGGGTCTCCCACTAATAATAAATCATCTTTGATTTCAATACTTGCACCAAATCTGGAAAAAATATCCGTGTAGGAAGAAGCAAAACGATAATCAGGTAATTCATTTTGAAAGGCTTCTGAGTTTAATTTATAAACGTATACTTTTAAGTTTCTTGAAGCATTTCTGGAAACATTACCAGTACCAATAACCATATATTTATCGTTTATGATCACATCTCTTCCGAAACCATCATAATTATAGTCTTCTTCATTTTCAAATTGTAATTCTAAGTTAAACTCTTTGCTCGATTCATTATATTGATATAAATAGACCCTACCTCCTGCCATCGTACTTGATAAATCATTTTTAATTTCGCTAATGGCAAGATATCCTTTATAATAAGTAATATTTCTTCCAAAGTGGCCTTGCTCATTTTCTGATTGGATGTCAGGAGATACTAAGGATGTTAGGTATTCCCAATTACCTCCTTCTCTTTCATAAATATATACCTTACCTGTTGAGTTGTACTTTGCACCATCAATAATGCTGTCATAACTAGGAGCTGCAACAAACAACAAATCCTCAAATATTTCAATTCGGCTTGCAAAAGCATCTTCATTCACTTCTTCTGGTGCATTCACTTTCTCTTGAAAATCCCATGCTCCGTTTAATTTTTCATAAATGTAGACACTACCGGCTCTATCTCCCCATTTATAAGAACTTCCTTTTGCACCAATTGCCATCGTATTTTGGCTTACTGAAATTTGTACTCCAAATTCATCATCAGATGCAGAAATAAATCCGCCTTTAAAGGCATTTTTGTAATTTTCTATGTCTGTGGTAGAATTGGGCTCTAAATCATAGATCAAAACCCATTCATTTTGTAGATTACTTTCATCTTGGTAAACATGCCTGCTACTCAATATCAACTCATTACCCGTGCTTATTGGGTTAGTACCAAACTCCATTTTATCATCTCCAATATCAGTGGGTTTTATGATTTCTTTTTTAACATAGCCTGAAGTAGCCGAATTATCTGGCATATATATTGAGAAATTTTCTTCCAATACAGGGATAGTCCAGAAGATTATATCGTCTTTAACTATTAGTTCTACTTCAGTGCCTGTGTATCCATATGATTTTTCTATAAATCGGCTTTCTTGCATATCAGCCCAACCTGATGTTGGTTTATCAAAAATATACAGACGAGAATGCATTGAATTTTCATCGAATGAATTGGCAACATATAACTTATCATTTTCATAAGCCATATTGATTCCAAAACGATGTTGATTCGGTGCACTTGATGTTAAAATAGCCTTCTGATTCAGATTCCACTCATTATTGACATCCTTTTCAAAAACGAATACAGCTCCTTGTACCTCTCCTGCTTCATTTATATAATCTGGATTAGAAATAAATAGAACATCTGTCTTAAAAACAAGGGATGTAAAATAGCCATAATAATTCTTTCCCTCTCCACTTAAACTCTCATCTAGAAGAATCGTATTACCATTTTTAAGATCAATAATTTTAATCTTAACTTGTACCTCAGAGCCCTGATATTTATTATAGATAATTGCTAATTCTCCCTTTTCATTTATTTCCATTTCAAATATCACTACTCGAGTATCAGAATTGACCGTATCCTCTATCAGTATTCGCTCTGTTTCTATCGAAGGCCACTCTCCTGTTTGATTTTGCCTGTAGATATAAAGAATTTGATTTGCACCCGCATTGGAGGTGTATACATTACCTTTGGCTATGATAACGCTATCACTACATATTAAATCACTTCCCAACACTTGGCTTGATGACGTATTCTGAGTGGCTATTTTCTTAACGGGACTCCAGCTTTGGTTTTCTTTTTTATAGAGATGGATGATCCCAGCATTATAGGCTATAGAATCATTAAGATACTCACTAACAGCAAGGTATCCATTACTGTAGCTAGTTGCATAGCCATAATTATTTTTTGTTTTTAGCTTTGCTTCTGGAATTAATTTCTGATTCCCGCATTGGCTAAATCCCTTATTAGAATGGATCAATAAAATGGATAATAGAATAAGTATTGAGCTGATTTGACGCATTATTGGGTTTTGGTAGTGAAGCAAATATAACCAACAGATTAACTTCTTCTAAAAAAATCCAAACTATTTTATATGTGCTAAATGTAAGTTTATGCTTTAAGAATAAAAATAAAAAATAGTATCTTGGCTAATAGATTAAATATTTAACCAAAAGATAAAACTATGGATTTAACCGAATTTATCATCCGATTACTGCTCTCAGCTGCTGCAGTTTTCATTAGTGCAAAAATACTATCTGGTGTGAAAGTGGATAGCTATGGACAGGCTGTAATTGTAGCTATTGTATTAGGAATTATTAATGCTATCGTTAAACCCATTTTGGTTTTCCTTACCATCCCCATCACCATCATAACTTTAGGTTTGTTCCTTTTAGTGATTAACGCTCTGATGATTATGCTGGTCGATAAAATTATGAAAGGCTTTAAGGTTAAGAGCTTTTGGTGGGCTTTTTTCTTTAGTATTATTCTATCAGTGCTGAATGCTATTTTGCAGTCACTTTTTTAGGAGTAGTGAGTTTTAGGTTATAGGTTTTAAGTTAAAAAAAGCAACTTTCTTGGTCATACTAAAACTTAAAACCTATTATCCCAGTTACTTACTTCCGGTCTGACCTTCGGTACTGACCTAAGTGCTATCTGACTATATTACTTAAAACCTATAACCTAAAACTTAATACTTAATACTTAATACTTAAAATTGAACACTTCTTACCCGATTCCCATAGCAATCAAATCAGCCAAAACCACGATTCCTTCTCTAAGATATGGATCTTTGATTTCTCCATCCGTATTGATTTTGTTAACTACTTCTGGGTCAGAAGTTATTTTATCTCTCAATTCATTAGCCGCATTTCTTCTTTCCATAGCGGCTTCATTTTCAGCTTTTCGAGTTTCCATATTCAGACTAACTCGATACATATTTTGCTGATTGACCGCTTCATCTACATCATTTTTGAGATTTCGGAGGTATTGTTCCTCTTTCAATCTTTTTTCGTGCTTTTCATTTAGCTCTGCCAATAATTTTTCATTGATATGATTGCTTGGCTCATATTCGGAGCTTTCAATTTGATCCCATTCCAATGCTCTTTCGTAAGAACTTTCACCAAATGTTTTGGCAGTATAAGGTGATGGCATTTTAATATCTGGCATTACTCCTTTATGCTGAGTACTGCTGCCATTTACTCTATAATATTTTGCTAAGGTTAATTTCACTTGCCCTAAAGTATCTTCCACCTTCGGAACAAATTGATTTAGAGAGATTAAATTTTGAACAGTCCCTTTTCCAAAAGTATTTTCTCCTATTACC harbors:
- a CDS encoding efflux RND transporter periplasmic adaptor subunit; this encodes MRQILMFIILSSILVYSSCESKESHHEEVRTFPISSPVRMDTSFTKEYVCQIHSIQHIELRAQERGYLEKIYVDEGQSVTKGQLLFKIMPRLYQAELEKARAEVNFAEIEYENTKNLADSDIVSSTELAMARAKYEKAKAEMSLAKVHLDFTEIRAPFDGIIDRFHVRQGSLIEEGELLSHLSDNSEMWVYYNVSEAEYLDYMSEVERDSSITVELLMANNKVFNQKGLMETIEADFNHETGNIQFRATFPNPNRLLRHGETGNILMTVPLKDALLIPQKSTFEILDKKYVYVLDEEHRVHQREITVGQEIPHLFAITGGLNEKDKILLEGLRLVKENDEVHYEFETPRNVISNLSLYAE
- a CDS encoding DUF481 domain-containing protein; translated protein: MRILLLVPVLILFLFTQPLFAQLSLTIESGLAFNGSNDVRYFNEEGNKGDLFSLTDDFTPQQPQVYTRIEAQFRFLDKNIIELTAAPLAFDYEKNSGSSIQFGENEYGLSGNTVTGRYEFNTYRASYRYQFIDREKWSLSAGATVLVRDARIALSENGLEDETTDLGVVPLLSFDGRYKYSENLEFLLKADALVGPQGRAEDVLLGFQYKFKDNGLSARAGYRIIDGGANVTQVYNFSLIHFASVGLQYSFMR
- a CDS encoding gliding motility-associated C-terminal domain-containing protein, which codes for MRQISSILILLSILLIHSNKGFSQCGNQKLIPEAKLKTKNNYGYATSYSNGYLAVSEYLNDSIAYNAGIIHLYKKENQSWSPVKKIATQNTSSSQVLGSDLICSDSVIIAKGNVYTSNAGANQILYIYRQNQTGEWPSIETERILIEDTVNSDTRVVIFEMEINEKGELAIIYNKYQGSEVQVKIKIIDLKNGNTILLDESLSGEGKNYYGYFTSLVFKTDVLFISNPDYINEAGEVQGAVFVFEKDVNNEWNLNQKAILTSSAPNQHRFGINMAYENDKLYVANSFDENSMHSRLYIFDKPTSGWADMQESRFIEKSYGYTGTEVELIVKDDIIFWTIPVLEENFSIYMPDNSATSGYVKKEIIKPTDIGDDKMEFGTNPISTGNELILSSRHVYQDESNLQNEWVLIYDLEPNSTTDIENYKNAFKGGFISASDDEFGVQISVSQNTMAIGAKGSSYKWGDRAGSVYIYEKLNGAWDFQEKVNAPEEVNEDAFASRIEIFEDLLFVAAPSYDSIIDGAKYNSTGKVYIYEREGGNWEYLTSLVSPDIQSENEQGHFGRNITYYKGYLAISEIKNDLSSTMAGGRVYLYQYNESSKEFNLELQFENEEDYNYDGFGRDVIINDKYMVIGTGNVSRNASRNLKVYVYKLNSEAFQNELPDYRFASSYTDIFSRFGASIEIKDDLLLVGDPNYESTDTNESATGRVYGFKIPENSTMENINYEDFHITPNETVDYAQFGNYISLNGNDLYIQAKDLWYNQNEIDHLYKFDLNSIIEDETAYGSELEMLDNPENNTKTGFGSTLEIDKGFLILGSPEADTKNGFRSGSVFTTILQPSIERIPDLCNNLTEYELSASPQGGTWKLDQVDLGNNLLDISTLTPGNHTVSYYLNGCIEETTFTLNSNRVVESKSPSSITKCTNDEVELFIELNIDQNNTFGWFHKKEIEADYQLLDSAMNLTRIQSTEPGFYKVRLLNSKCDELEEEFQIINHMVFPELNLKGELEFCEPEAALKLENIDSYEKVTWYFKAENNTGYQKLDVNEDQISIDSSGKYYCSIINSNCEFATDTVSVHFRPKLFPELNLKGEQEFCESEIPLRLENSASYEGMTWYFKGENSTSFQRLDIEEDQIIIEASGEYFCGVKSLNCEFPTDTVSIRYRPELQELFIPNVATVNNDGYNDAFRIKTDYPFKQFLISIYDRYGKQVYQTADQDFKWYADNGYAGNYFYLLKYETECGEIDQRKGWVKIIKP
- a CDS encoding phage holin family protein; translated protein: MDLTEFIIRLLLSAAAVFISAKILSGVKVDSYGQAVIVAIVLGIINAIVKPILVFLTIPITIITLGLFLLVINALMIMLVDKIMKGFKVKSFWWAFFFSIILSVLNAILQSLF